From a region of the Candidatus Zixiibacteriota bacterium genome:
- a CDS encoding carboxymuconolactone decarboxylase family protein, whose protein sequence is MSDSAQRFKEERERLNEVILSRNNLDIKRFFGLDAAVYRDGALDARTKEMLGMVASLVLRCDDCIAYHVIQTHEMGIKDEEFDEIMAVGLVVGGSITIPHVRRAYKLWQELKG, encoded by the coding sequence ATGAGCGATTCGGCGCAGAGGTTCAAGGAAGAAAGAGAGCGTCTCAACGAAGTGATTCTCTCCCGCAACAACCTTGACATCAAGCGGTTCTTTGGCCTGGACGCAGCCGTTTATCGGGACGGAGCGCTCGATGCCCGCACCAAGGAAATGCTCGGGATGGTCGCTTCGCTGGTTCTCCGTTGTGACGATTGTATCGCTTATCATGTCATCCAGACACACGAAATGGGTATAAAGGACGAAGAATTCGATGAGATAATGGCGGTTGGCCTGGTTGTTGGCGGGTCGATCACTATTCCTCATGTAAGAAGGGCTTATAAATTGTGGCAGGAGCTTAAAGGATGA
- a CDS encoding DinB family protein encodes MDPRLEPIAQIYVANNSLFDNARKGIPDCGFKERINDKGNSYLWVAGHIVSSRYRLACLIGLYETWEHAELFKRGADVHPPELYPSMDEIIEAMTAVTKNLTETFETLTAEKLDEAIPDGYPVMRNTVLFGISFLALHECYHVGQLAYIRRLHGQDRLVG; translated from the coding sequence ATGGACCCGCGCTTGGAACCGATTGCACAGATATATGTCGCCAACAACTCCCTGTTCGATAATGCCCGTAAGGGAATCCCCGACTGTGGTTTCAAGGAGCGTATCAACGACAAAGGGAATTCTTACCTCTGGGTGGCGGGGCATATTGTTTCCAGCCGTTACAGACTGGCCTGTCTGATCGGTCTATATGAAACCTGGGAACACGCCGAGTTATTCAAACGCGGCGCCGATGTTCATCCGCCCGAGTTGTATCCGTCAATGGATGAAATTATTGAGGCTATGACTGCTGTAACGAAAAACCTGACCGAAACGTTCGAAACGCTCACGGCTGAAAAACTCGACGAGGCGATACCCGATGGGTATCCGGTCATGCGTAACACCGTTTTGTTCGGAATCAGCTTCCTGGCGCTGCACGAATGCTATCATGTCGGACAACTGGCCTACATTCGTCGCTTGCACGGCCAGGATCGTCTGGTTGGCTAA
- a CDS encoding OB-fold nucleic acid binding domain-containing protein: MEKKIKEYSPDDHVTGYFAVRRKAVREYARGRFVTFELGDSSGRINAVMWEPDKTALEDAEEGMVVKARGTVGEYQGRPQLLLEKIRLAKDSEYQLDDIMPHSPNPIEDRRGRIRALADKIENSYIKQLTDLFFNDEAWFEKYLLAPAGKLWHHAYIGGLADHSANVTQLAFDVSAHYDWLDRDLLLFGGLFHDAGKIAQYSTKTVIDYTTEGRLVGHIVLIDQWICKKAEEIEAMPPVLLAKLRHMILSHHGELEFGAAALPQIPEAFVLYYCDEIDSKMGAIDRIRTHHPEGGWSDFVKMLNRHLYFKGSESD; the protein is encoded by the coding sequence ATGGAAAAAAAGATAAAAGAGTACTCACCCGATGACCATGTAACCGGATACTTCGCCGTGCGACGTAAAGCTGTCCGGGAGTATGCGCGGGGACGATTCGTTACGTTCGAGTTGGGTGATTCGAGCGGGCGGATCAACGCCGTTATGTGGGAGCCTGATAAAACCGCCCTCGAGGATGCCGAAGAGGGAATGGTGGTTAAGGCGCGCGGTACGGTTGGTGAATACCAGGGGCGGCCGCAGTTGTTGCTCGAGAAGATACGCTTGGCCAAGGATTCTGAATATCAACTCGATGACATCATGCCGCACTCGCCGAATCCGATCGAAGACCGGCGGGGACGGATTCGGGCGCTTGCCGACAAGATCGAAAACAGCTATATCAAGCAACTTACCGACCTGTTTTTTAACGATGAAGCCTGGTTCGAAAAATACCTTTTAGCCCCGGCCGGAAAACTCTGGCACCATGCTTATATCGGCGGCCTGGCCGATCACTCGGCTAATGTTACCCAGCTGGCGTTCGATGTCTCCGCGCACTATGACTGGCTCGATCGCGACCTGCTGCTTTTCGGCGGACTTTTTCACGACGCCGGTAAGATCGCCCAGTATTCTACCAAAACCGTGATTGACTATACTACCGAAGGCCGCCTGGTGGGGCATATCGTGCTTATCGACCAATGGATCTGCAAAAAAGCCGAGGAGATTGAGGCGATGCCGCCCGTGTTGCTGGCCAAACTGCGTCACATGATCCTTTCGCATCACGGCGAATTGGAGTTCGGGGCGGCGGCGCTGCCGCAAATTCCGGAAGCATTCGTGCTTTATTACTGTGATGAAATCGACAGCAAGATGGGAGCGATCGATCGTATTCGGACGCATCATCCGGAGGGAGGCTGGTCGGATTTCGTCAAGATGCTGAACCGTCATTTGTATTTCAAAGGATCCGAGAGTGACTGA
- a CDS encoding ATP-binding cassette domain-containing protein encodes MTESARCGEAALKAEELTRVVQTPEGEKTIVDHFSYEFLSGRVYSIIGPSGAGKSSLLRLFNRLDPITSGRVIFDGKDTRETDPTQLRRCVGYLFQEPYMFKGTVADNIRYAQPNLSDTEVVSLVEAVRLRPEQATASVDNLSGGEKQRVAIARLLATNPSVALLDEPTSSLDPGRTEAIEKMVLHIVEERGLTVIMVSHDLHQALRMGGETLLLVAGRLEEHGPAEQVVNAPRSDLGKRYKAGELV; translated from the coding sequence GTGACTGAAAGCGCCCGATGCGGCGAAGCAGCCCTGAAGGCCGAGGAATTGACGCGGGTCGTGCAAACCCCCGAGGGGGAAAAGACCATTGTCGATCATTTCAGCTATGAATTTCTCTCCGGTCGGGTCTACAGCATTATCGGTCCGTCCGGCGCGGGGAAAAGTTCGTTGTTGCGGCTTTTCAATCGACTCGATCCGATAACATCCGGTCGGGTGATTTTTGACGGTAAAGATACTCGCGAGACCGACCCGACTCAACTGCGTCGTTGTGTCGGTTATCTTTTTCAAGAGCCCTACATGTTCAAAGGAACCGTTGCGGACAACATCCGTTATGCCCAGCCGAATCTGAGCGATACGGAGGTTGTCTCGCTGGTCGAGGCTGTGCGGCTTCGCCCGGAGCAGGCAACCGCTTCGGTGGACAACCTTTCCGGCGGTGAAAAACAACGCGTGGCGATTGCGCGTCTTCTGGCTACTAATCCTTCGGTAGCGCTGCTTGATGAACCGACCTCATCGCTCGATCCCGGTCGCACCGAGGCGATTGAGAAAATGGTCCTGCACATTGTCGAAGAACGCGGTTTGACCGTAATTATGGTCAGTCATGATCTCCATCAGGCTCTTCGCATGGGCGGAGAGACGCTGTTGTTGGTCGCGGGGCGGCTTGAAGAACACGGCCCGGCGGAGCAGGTAGTTAACGCACCCCGCTCCGATCTGGGCAAGCGATATAAAGCCGGAGAGTTGGTATGA
- the fetB gene encoding iron export ABC transporter permease subunit FetB, with translation MNAPSLYDVAIAGVLVLLAMAAGRWYRLPVLKDMAFGSVRGFVQLVAVGYALHFIFGLESPWLIHLAIVIMIVVGAHASAGRMNQLEGAFIVALVSMAVGSFLTLGLMMLLGLIKFEARYIIPLAGMIIGNSMNASSISVERLTSDLRSNRLAIETALALGKSWREAAMDFQKSAARAGMISMLNFMKTVGIVALPGAMTGMILAGAEPLQAVYLQLIVAYMLLASNTITSIVAVELTVRKFFTRYHQLRQSV, from the coding sequence ATGAACGCCCCGTCGCTATACGATGTGGCCATTGCCGGGGTGCTGGTATTGCTGGCCATGGCGGCGGGCCGCTGGTATCGCCTGCCGGTATTGAAAGACATGGCTTTCGGCTCGGTGCGCGGTTTCGTGCAACTGGTCGCGGTCGGTTATGCCCTGCATTTTATCTTCGGACTCGAATCTCCCTGGCTGATTCACCTGGCCATTGTTATAATGATCGTGGTCGGGGCGCACGCCTCGGCGGGACGGATGAACCAGCTCGAGGGAGCGTTTATCGTAGCGCTGGTGTCGATGGCGGTAGGTTCGTTTCTAACGCTGGGACTGATGATGCTCCTTGGACTAATCAAATTCGAGGCGCGTTATATCATTCCTCTGGCCGGCATGATTATCGGCAATTCCATGAATGCCTCGTCCATCTCGGTCGAACGTCTCACCTCCGACCTGCGCAGCAATCGCCTCGCCATCGAGACCGCCCTGGCGCTCGGGAAAAGCTGGCGTGAAGCGGCGATGGATTTCCAGAAATCCGCCGCCCGGGCAGGAATGATCTCGATGTTGAACTTCATGAAGACAGTCGGCATCGTGGCCTTGCCGGGCGCCATGACCGGCATGATCCTCGCCGGCGCCGAGCCGCTTCAGGCTGTTTATTTGCAGTTGATCGTCGCCTACATGTTGCTGGCCTCGAACACGATTACCTCAATCGTGGCGGTGGAGTTGACCGTGCGTAAGTTTTTCACCCGTTATCACCAACTGCGGCAGAGTGTCTGA
- a CDS encoding tetratricopeptide repeat protein, whose protein sequence is MKHRYQLMLAAMTLLAVVFSADLGATSPKELLASGEQLEEQGELDSAMVMYSLAIDADSSSFEPYLMKGQVLCKLARPEDAVTCFNAVLAMDSTYADAYFYRGCSWLVGSGTRASSPSNAAADFSSALKYGFDNPRIYYHLAYARERLGDTLAAIEDYKTYLLKTYDTETRTAERARGRISELEAGLRESK, encoded by the coding sequence ATGAAACACAGATATCAACTGATGCTCGCAGCTATGACGCTGCTTGCTGTCGTGTTCAGCGCTGACTTGGGTGCAACCTCACCGAAAGAGTTGCTTGCCAGCGGTGAGCAGCTTGAAGAGCAGGGAGAACTGGACAGCGCGATGGTCATGTATTCTCTCGCCATCGACGCCGACTCGTCGTCGTTTGAACCGTATCTGATGAAAGGTCAGGTGTTGTGTAAACTTGCCCGACCTGAAGACGCCGTGACATGTTTCAACGCTGTCCTCGCAATGGACTCCACATATGCGGACGCGTACTTCTATCGAGGCTGCAGTTGGCTGGTTGGCAGTGGTACTCGCGCGTCCTCGCCATCGAATGCAGCGGCTGACTTCAGCTCTGCGCTGAAGTATGGGTTCGATAATCCTCGGATTTACTACCACTTGGCGTATGCAAGAGAGCGACTCGGTGATACACTTGCGGCTATCGAGGATTACAAGACATACCTGTTGAAGACCTACGATACTGAAACAAGAACGGCCGAGAGGGCGCGGGGCAGAATCTCGGAGCTAGAGGCAGGGCTGCGCGAGAGTAAGTGA
- a CDS encoding VIT1/CCC1 transporter family protein codes for MPTTPHVEEHFTASDTIRDIVIGMSDGLTVPFALAAGLSSAAASTQIVVTAGLAEIAAGSIAMGLGGYLAARTDAEHYKSERKREFTEVEVVPEVEVEEVRDVFRGYGVEEEKLEPVVKAICAEPTRWVDFMMRFELGLEPPDPGRALHSALTIALSYIVGGLIPLASYMLINDSQIALFTSVATTLLALAVFGYIKGHFTGLRPLKGALQTTLIGGLAAAVAFAIARLIS; via the coding sequence ATGCCGACAACTCCACACGTCGAAGAACATTTCACGGCATCGGATACCATTCGCGATATTGTCATAGGTATGTCCGACGGTCTAACCGTCCCGTTCGCACTTGCAGCCGGACTGTCAAGCGCCGCAGCCTCGACTCAGATTGTGGTCACGGCCGGATTAGCCGAAATCGCCGCCGGTTCGATCGCCATGGGACTCGGCGGTTATCTCGCCGCACGCACCGACGCCGAGCATTACAAGTCGGAGCGAAAGCGGGAGTTCACCGAGGTTGAGGTTGTCCCCGAGGTGGAAGTCGAGGAAGTCCGCGATGTGTTTCGCGGGTATGGCGTCGAGGAAGAAAAACTGGAACCGGTGGTAAAGGCCATCTGCGCCGAGCCGACCCGTTGGGTGGATTTCATGATGCGGTTCGAGCTCGGCCTCGAGCCCCCCGATCCCGGCCGAGCGCTCCACAGCGCGCTCACGATTGCGCTCAGCTATATCGTAGGAGGATTGATCCCCCTGGCTTCCTACATGCTCATAAACGACTCGCAAATAGCCCTGTTCACATCGGTTGCAACCACACTTCTGGCGCTCGCCGTCTTTGGCTACATAAAAGGTCATTTCACCGGCTTGCGGCCGCTTAAGGGCGCTCTCCAGACCACGTTGATTGGAGGCCTGGCCGCCGCGGTCGCCTTCGCGATTGCCCGCCTGATCAGTTGA
- a CDS encoding M20/M25/M40 family metallo-hydrolase produces the protein MKRLLIIAAAFILLNLPLSLHADDDEAVFSDSRQTRFDSSPALDSLIRGYGDRISPDSIRSYIEQLVAFKTRFMLVDNRREIAFWIGEKFRSFGYDGIVIDSFRNTIEFPRKSREQQTSWQYNVSAGLTGTDKPSEVYVLGAHYDCFIMGPDTDPYVYAPGAGNNASGVAVCLELARILKQNRFAPASTIDFVAFGSEEFMTMFLDGNSGSVNYIEKQKQAGRTIKAMLDNNQVSYVPDTARWKLDFQHYPGADSLTDLAHYICENYTRIVPVDTNDHIMYSDARYFHEAGVPAIFFEEFYFNPNNFTKQDIPENCNVAYCAEVARISCGMLVYLNQ, from the coding sequence ATGAAACGTTTGCTGATCATAGCCGCCGCTTTCATTCTTCTGAACCTGCCGCTGTCGCTACACGCCGATGACGATGAAGCTGTTTTTTCGGATTCCCGGCAAACCCGTTTCGATTCCAGCCCGGCTCTCGACAGTTTGATAAGAGGTTACGGCGACCGGATATCTCCCGACAGCATCCGGTCCTATATCGAACAATTGGTTGCCTTCAAAACTCGCTTCATGCTGGTGGATAACCGGCGGGAGATTGCTTTCTGGATCGGGGAGAAATTCCGCTCGTTCGGTTATGACGGTATCGTGATTGATTCTTTCCGTAACACTATTGAATTTCCCCGGAAAAGCAGAGAACAGCAGACATCGTGGCAGTACAACGTCTCGGCCGGTCTGACCGGGACCGATAAACCATCCGAGGTGTATGTCCTCGGAGCGCATTATGACTGTTTCATCATGGGACCGGACACTGATCCTTACGTATATGCTCCCGGCGCCGGTAACAACGCTTCCGGTGTGGCGGTATGTCTGGAGCTTGCTCGCATACTTAAACAGAATCGCTTCGCACCGGCATCGACGATTGATTTCGTTGCTTTTGGCTCCGAAGAATTCATGACGATGTTTCTCGACGGCAACAGCGGGTCGGTGAACTACATCGAAAAGCAGAAACAAGCCGGTCGGACGATCAAGGCGATGCTCGACAACAATCAGGTTAGTTACGTCCCTGATACCGCCCGCTGGAAACTCGACTTCCAACACTATCCCGGAGCCGACAGTTTAACCGACCTGGCTCATTACATTTGCGAGAACTACACCCGAATCGTCCCGGTCGACACCAACGATCACATTATGTACTCCGATGCCCGCTATTTCCACGAGGCCGGTGTCCCGGCGATATTTTTCGAGGAGTTCTACTTCAATCCGAACAACTTCACGAAACAGGACATCCCCGAAAACTGCAACGTGGCTTATTGTGCCGAGGTTGCCCGGATATCGTGCGGTATGCTGGTTTATCTTAATCAATGA